A genomic region of Leptolyngbya sp. NIES-2104 contains the following coding sequences:
- a CDS encoding PAS domain-containing protein: MTVFNMTFRSRSVFSNFIRNVRQRFGLIPLDRQPSPQVLDILESISDAFFSVDQDWHFSYVNSQATRVLNRTKEELIGKSIWECFPEAYDSIFGQEYQRAVAQQVTINIESFYPPLSAWFSVRAYPIESGLAVYFQDITAQKVEQAEILQQQQTSKRRRAEIEAIYTTAPVGLCFNDTKLRYVRINQQLAEINGASVEHHIGRTVRELLPELADQIEPIYQQVIDSGEPILNLEVSGTNPAQPGILRTWLSSYYPLKGEDDRVLGVNVVVQEITELKQREAERREANEALKRSEERYRSLFDSIDEGFCVIEVLFDEAGKAVDYRFLEVNPQFEQQTGIKDPIGKTIRELVPEIESYWAELYGEVVRTRQSVRYENAAKEMNRWFDVYAFSFEKPEKHKVAILFRDISDRKRTEEELRQKNAILNVINVSTPTPIFVKNREGRIIYANPATLAAFGKSESEVIGFFDREIDSSETNIIVAENDQRIMETGQTEIVEESPDGIRTYLGTKVPYRNEAGEVIGLIGISNDITDRVQFERERDRLLEQEQVAREQAEKANRIKDEFLAVLSHELRTPLNPILGWIRLLQAGRLDAARTAEALKTIERNAKLQAQLIEDLLDISRIMRGKLSLNREAANVATVISSATETIRLAAEAKQIAVTLKCDRDDYFVFGDAGRLQQVFWNLLSNAVKFTPEQGEVTIDLAQVGHQIQVQITDTGKGVRSEFLPYLFEYFRQEDSSTTRKFGGLGLGLAIARQIVELHGGTIAAESGGEGQGATFTVRLPVMRSSISNVSPSAASPTIIGAASLSGIRALVIDDDNDTRDYLSFLLQTNGAIVTSVDSALQAISAIEQSPPDIVLSDIGMPEMDGYALIQTIRNSKHRDIPAIALTAYAGDSDRQQALDAGFQRHISKPIDPDAVIAIVVELVESHQAESID; encoded by the coding sequence GTGACTGTCTTCAACATGACGTTCCGATCGCGATCCGTTTTTTCCAATTTCATCCGCAATGTTCGGCAGCGATTTGGACTCATTCCGCTTGATCGCCAACCCTCTCCGCAGGTTCTCGACATTCTTGAAAGTATTTCGGATGCGTTCTTTTCGGTCGATCAAGACTGGCACTTTTCTTACGTCAATTCTCAAGCCACACGAGTTCTAAACCGCACCAAAGAGGAGCTGATTGGAAAAAGTATTTGGGAATGCTTCCCAGAAGCTTATGACAGTATCTTTGGTCAAGAATATCAAAGGGCAGTCGCTCAACAGGTAACGATTAACATAGAGTCGTTTTACCCGCCGTTGAGTGCCTGGTTTTCAGTTCGAGCTTACCCGATCGAGTCAGGGCTTGCCGTTTATTTCCAAGACATCACCGCACAAAAAGTAGAACAAGCCGAAATTCTTCAACAGCAACAGACTTCAAAACGTCGAAGAGCAGAAATCGAAGCGATTTATACGACAGCTCCAGTGGGATTGTGCTTTAACGATACTAAGTTGCGGTATGTTCGGATCAATCAACAATTAGCAGAAATCAATGGTGCTTCGGTTGAACACCATATCGGGCGAACAGTGCGCGAATTGTTGCCAGAGCTTGCTGATCAAATCGAACCAATTTATCAGCAGGTGATTGATTCGGGTGAACCTATTCTGAATTTGGAAGTGAGCGGGACGAATCCAGCACAGCCCGGAATTTTGCGAACTTGGCTATCGAGCTATTATCCGCTCAAAGGCGAAGACGATCGCGTTTTGGGTGTAAATGTGGTGGTGCAAGAAATCACCGAATTGAAACAGCGAGAAGCAGAACGTAGAGAAGCAAATGAAGCGCTGAAACGCTCTGAGGAACGGTATCGATCGCTGTTTGATTCGATCGATGAAGGCTTCTGTGTGATCGAAGTGTTGTTTGACGAAGCTGGGAAAGCTGTTGACTATCGATTTTTAGAAGTCAATCCTCAGTTTGAACAACAAACCGGAATCAAAGATCCGATCGGAAAAACGATTCGTGAGCTAGTTCCAGAGATCGAAAGCTATTGGGCTGAACTATATGGCGAAGTCGTTCGCACTCGGCAATCTGTTCGATATGAGAATGCAGCGAAGGAGATGAATCGCTGGTTTGATGTGTATGCGTTTTCGTTTGAAAAACCAGAGAAGCACAAGGTTGCTATCTTGTTTCGAGACATTAGCGATCGTAAACGCACCGAAGAAGAACTCCGCCAAAAGAATGCCATTCTCAATGTGATTAATGTATCGACTCCGACCCCGATCTTTGTTAAAAACCGGGAGGGGCGAATTATCTATGCGAATCCGGCAACGTTAGCAGCGTTTGGAAAGTCCGAATCCGAAGTGATTGGGTTTTTCGATCGTGAGATCGATTCTTCTGAAACGAACATTATCGTGGCAGAAAACGATCAGCGAATTATGGAAACCGGACAAACCGAGATCGTCGAAGAATCGCCGGATGGAATTCGGACGTATTTAGGGACAAAAGTGCCTTATCGCAATGAAGCAGGCGAAGTGATTGGCTTGATTGGAATCTCGAACGATATTACCGATCGGGTGCAATTCGAGCGAGAGCGCGATCGTCTTCTCGAACAAGAGCAAGTCGCTCGCGAACAAGCCGAAAAAGCAAACCGGATCAAAGATGAATTTCTCGCCGTTCTATCGCATGAGTTGAGAACCCCGCTGAATCCGATTCTAGGTTGGATCAGATTATTACAAGCTGGGCGCTTAGATGCTGCGAGAACAGCGGAAGCATTAAAGACGATCGAGCGAAACGCCAAACTGCAAGCTCAACTGATCGAAGATTTGCTCGATATTTCTCGCATTATGCGCGGCAAACTTTCGCTTAATCGCGAAGCTGCGAATGTTGCCACGGTGATTTCATCGGCTACAGAAACGATTCGACTTGCAGCGGAAGCAAAACAGATTGCTGTGACCTTGAAGTGCGATCGCGATGATTATTTTGTGTTTGGAGATGCAGGACGATTGCAACAGGTCTTTTGGAATCTGCTCTCAAATGCAGTGAAATTCACGCCAGAACAGGGAGAAGTCACGATTGATTTGGCACAAGTCGGACATCAAATACAAGTCCAAATCACAGATACAGGAAAAGGCGTTCGCTCTGAATTTTTGCCCTATCTATTTGAATATTTCAGACAGGAAGATAGTTCGACGACGCGGAAATTTGGGGGTTTAGGATTGGGACTTGCGATCGCGCGTCAAATTGTGGAACTTCACGGAGGCACGATCGCAGCCGAGAGCGGTGGAGAAGGACAGGGCGCGACTTTCACGGTTCGTTTACCTGTGATGCGATCGAGCATTTCCAATGTGTCACCCTCCGCAGCTTCGCCAACGATCATCGGAGCAGCAAGTTTAAGCGGAATTCGGGCATTAGTGATCGATGATGACAATGACACACGAGACTATCTCAGTTTCTTACTGCAAACGAATGGCGCGATCGTGACTTCGGTTGATTCTGCCTTGCAAGCAATTAGTGCGATCGAACAGTCGCCGCCCGATATTGTTCTGAGTGATATCGGAATGCCTGAGATGGATGGCTATGCGTTGATTCAGACGATTCGCAACTCGAAGCATCGGGACATTCCAGCGATCGCGTTAACTGCCTATGCGGGAGATAGCGATCGACAACAAGCCTTAGACGCTGGATTTCAGCGGCATATTTCCAAGCCGATTGATCCGGATGCGGTAATTGCGATCGTGGTTGAATTGGTGGAATCTCATCAGGCTGAATCTATTGATTAA
- a CDS encoding co-chaperone YbbN, which yields MQAGINEGAFKQEVLESTTPVLVHFWAPWCGICRLIEPSLNLLLKEYGDRLKLVGINADDNLKLASRYRIQTLPTVLLFEGGQVLHRLDSYQRREELRSILQEILVAPMSAKVKSL from the coding sequence ATGCAAGCAGGAATTAACGAAGGGGCGTTTAAGCAAGAAGTTCTTGAATCGACGACCCCGGTTCTTGTGCATTTCTGGGCACCTTGGTGTGGCATCTGTCGGCTGATTGAGCCATCGTTGAATTTACTCCTCAAAGAGTATGGAGATCGATTAAAGCTCGTAGGCATTAACGCAGATGACAATTTAAAGCTGGCAAGTCGGTATCGGATTCAAACCCTGCCCACCGTGCTGCTGTTTGAAGGGGGTCAAGTGTTGCATCGCTTGGATAGCTATCAACGGCGTGAGGAGCTACGATCGATTCTTCAAGAAATCCTGGTTGCGCCGATGAGTGCAAAGGTGAAGAGTCTATAG
- a CDS encoding NnrU family protein: protein MGFDWLTPSHFIMFGWLMGFAIAHSGLASLRMAAEKRIGARLYRVVFALVSLGIAVPMLIYFFNHRYDGLQLWNVQGVPGVSEFVWILSAISFLFLYPATFNLLEIAAVQKPQVHLYETGIIRITRHPQMVGQIIWCLAHTVWIGTSFMVVTSIGLILHHFFGVWNGDRRLTLRFGEAFEAVKARTSIVPFAAIAEGKQTLELKEFLRPAYLGVGAFTLLFWWLHPIVIRASGSVPW, encoded by the coding sequence ATGGGTTTTGACTGGTTGACTCCGAGCCATTTCATTATGTTTGGGTGGCTGATGGGGTTCGCGATCGCGCATAGTGGGCTGGCATCGTTGCGAATGGCAGCAGAAAAACGAATCGGGGCAAGGCTGTATCGAGTTGTTTTTGCGCTCGTTAGTTTGGGGATTGCGGTTCCGATGCTGATTTATTTCTTTAATCACCGGTATGACGGGTTACAGCTTTGGAACGTTCAGGGTGTTCCAGGCGTGTCGGAATTTGTCTGGATACTGTCGGCAATTTCGTTTCTGTTTCTCTACCCGGCAACATTCAATCTGCTAGAGATAGCAGCAGTGCAAAAACCGCAAGTGCATTTGTACGAGACTGGAATTATTCGGATTACACGACATCCGCAAATGGTCGGACAAATTATTTGGTGTCTTGCTCATACAGTATGGATCGGGACAAGTTTTATGGTTGTCACTTCGATCGGGCTGATTTTGCATCACTTCTTTGGGGTGTGGAACGGCGATCGACGGTTGACTCTGCGGTTTGGCGAGGCGTTTGAAGCCGTAAAAGCGAGAACCTCGATCGTTCCATTTGCGGCGATCGCCGAAGGCAAACAGACGCTAGAACTCAAAGAATTTTTACGTCCTGCCTACCTTGGGGTGGGGGCATTTACGCTGTTGTTTTGGTGGCTTCACCCTATTGTAATTCGTGCATCTGGGAGCGTACCCTGGTAG
- a CDS encoding serine/threonine-protein kinase — MSTLIGSEIKRSNYRILGLVGRGQFGRVYCALDRQTGEFVALKALDRAALPTNQFLRELRFLVTLQHPNIVMCQAIEHLHGKRFLVMDYCEGGTLRQLMENHQRLHLALSVRLVCDVLAGLEHAHSQGVVHCDIKPENILLSLSAQGWTARISDFGISRLSQDISPEPANLTGSPAYMAPERFYGQYSHSTDLYAVGILLFELLVGYRPFSGLPAELRAAHLNQPVTVPTHIPTPIQDVILKALEKLKARRFHSAAQMREALLLAVHDRSEFLPEPLAIAPKVHASIVLREERSLYPVEQIGIMDTTPAPEYDRYLRRSMSVFLGHSQNVTERSYPMGFFDRRDGKASPLMTLSEPIQEFVVRSQTCFALTTRSIYKLSELAPQLLTRFHQPARIAIAPNGCWMAVATLGSRNAATLLSFWRLPQPKLVQHPTLCESTLGELIAIVAMSSRHVALISKVDRATRIDLFNRRGQVLGTLNLPVQLKQVFSTPKPFCLVGIDQARSILLIHLKPYRLIQIAIALSPKFVTAFSWGVVVCNENQLIALDYEGQQIGRSDIPLHPCAIAGYGEDGLAIATWHQGQGRLYTLSLESIRAANL; from the coding sequence GTGTCTACCCTGATCGGTTCTGAAATTAAACGCTCAAACTATCGGATTCTGGGATTAGTTGGTCGAGGGCAATTTGGGCGCGTCTACTGTGCGCTCGATCGTCAAACAGGTGAATTTGTTGCGCTTAAAGCGCTCGATCGAGCCGCACTCCCGACAAATCAGTTTTTACGAGAATTGCGCTTTCTGGTGACGCTTCAGCATCCCAATATTGTGATGTGTCAAGCGATCGAACATTTACACGGAAAGCGCTTTCTCGTGATGGATTATTGCGAAGGTGGAACGCTCAGACAGTTGATGGAAAATCATCAGCGTTTGCATCTTGCTCTAAGTGTGAGATTGGTCTGTGATGTGCTGGCAGGATTGGAACACGCGCACAGTCAAGGGGTCGTGCATTGCGACATCAAGCCAGAAAATATTTTGCTGAGTTTGAGCGCCCAAGGATGGACAGCGAGAATTTCCGATTTTGGGATTTCGCGGTTAAGTCAAGACATTTCGCCTGAACCCGCAAATTTAACTGGCTCGCCTGCGTATATGGCTCCAGAACGGTTTTATGGACAGTACTCACATTCAACCGATTTATATGCAGTAGGAATTCTGCTGTTTGAATTGCTGGTCGGGTATCGTCCGTTTTCAGGATTGCCAGCGGAATTGAGAGCGGCGCATCTCAATCAGCCTGTAACCGTTCCGACTCATATTCCGACTCCGATTCAGGATGTGATTTTGAAAGCGCTTGAGAAGTTGAAGGCGCGAAGGTTTCACTCTGCGGCTCAGATGAGAGAAGCGCTTTTGTTAGCAGTACATGATCGATCGGAATTTTTGCCAGAACCGTTAGCGATCGCGCCGAAAGTTCACGCCTCGATCGTGCTGCGAGAAGAACGATCGCTTTACCCTGTCGAGCAAATCGGCATCATGGATACAACGCCAGCTCCCGAATACGATCGCTACCTGCGTCGATCGATGAGTGTTTTTCTCGGTCATAGTCAGAACGTCACTGAGCGATCGTATCCGATGGGCTTTTTCGATCGACGGGACGGAAAAGCATCACCGCTCATGACCCTTTCAGAGCCAATTCAGGAATTCGTGGTGCGCTCACAGACCTGTTTTGCCCTGACAACGCGATCAATTTACAAACTTTCAGAACTAGCCCCGCAGTTATTAACTCGATTTCATCAACCTGCTCGAATCGCGATCGCACCGAATGGATGCTGGATGGCAGTGGCAACCCTTGGAAGCCGTAATGCAGCAACACTCTTGAGCTTCTGGAGACTTCCACAGCCAAAATTGGTGCAGCATCCAACGCTTTGTGAATCTACTTTAGGAGAATTAATTGCGATCGTGGCAATGAGTTCCCGACACGTTGCACTCATTTCTAAAGTCGATCGCGCAACCCGAATCGATCTCTTTAACCGTCGCGGACAGGTGCTTGGCACACTGAATTTGCCTGTTCAACTGAAGCAAGTTTTTTCCACCCCTAAACCGTTTTGCTTAGTTGGAATTGATCAGGCACGATCAATCTTGCTGATTCACCTCAAACCTTATCGACTGATTCAGATTGCGATCGCCCTTTCTCCGAAATTTGTCACTGCCTTCTCTTGGGGTGTCGTGGTCTGCAATGAAAATCAATTGATTGCACTCGATTACGAAGGGCAGCAAATTGGACGATCAGACATTCCGCTCCACCCTTGTGCGATCGCGGGTTATGGAGAAGATGGATTAGCGATCGCGACTTGGCATCAGGGACAGGGCAGGCTTTACACGCTCAGCCTTGAGTCGATTCGTGCCGCAAACTTGTAA
- a CDS encoding V4R domain-containing protein, whose product MISVSDLLIHDRLPANYYASDVYVRGDLEMGLLESRRGDRLLSLPETLIQAIYAGLNKETGQASRLVLFNCGRWWGKSFFSRFRDEVSDYYGTPLVEMQMADFLQALKQCWITCGLGKLSLDQTYHDRGFLIVETHHSPFARLAIDATLPSCHLEAGIFTSVFSQLAGRELHCMQTRCESMGAESNLFVIGVQKRLEAAEVLVEKQLDHESILPRLFV is encoded by the coding sequence ATGATTTCTGTTAGCGATTTATTGATTCACGATCGGCTTCCCGCGAACTATTACGCCAGCGATGTGTATGTGCGGGGCGATTTGGAAATGGGCTTGCTCGAAAGTCGTCGGGGTGATCGATTACTGTCTCTGCCTGAAACGCTGATTCAAGCGATTTACGCGGGTTTGAATAAGGAGACAGGTCAGGCTTCTCGCCTTGTTTTGTTTAACTGCGGTCGCTGGTGGGGCAAGAGTTTCTTTAGTCGCTTCCGAGATGAAGTTAGCGATTATTATGGAACACCACTGGTTGAAATGCAGATGGCGGACTTTCTCCAAGCTTTGAAACAGTGCTGGATTACTTGCGGGCTAGGTAAATTGAGTTTGGATCAGACGTATCACGATCGAGGATTTCTCATCGTGGAAACGCATCATTCGCCGTTTGCTCGATTAGCGATCGATGCGACTCTGCCTTCTTGTCATCTAGAAGCGGGCATTTTCACCTCAGTGTTTAGTCAGCTTGCAGGGCGAGAACTTCACTGTATGCAAACGCGCTGTGAATCGATGGGAGCCGAAAGCAACTTGTTTGTGATTGGCGTACAGAAACGGTTGGAAGCTGCGGAAGTTTTGGTCGAAAAACAGCTTGACCATGAATCGATTTTGCCTCGGTTATTTGTTTAG
- a CDS encoding V4R domain-containing protein: MAFTLSHQTSAKLKNPKKHNHYGFRDFYQFDPDKGTIVDWNNSQNILTSEDFIIGLVEGLEEEVGDASAATMYTIGCEWGQKDAFFFENWFEKEYDRPMRQTNLMFLLETWWWSFTAQGWGRWEVDLGDRKQGFMFINIFDSAVARTLGDVGKPVCFLYAGLFAGFFTELVKKQLSCIEIQCYSMGETYCKFLLGGQERIDAASFWLNEGATARDIEKRLKAGELK, translated from the coding sequence ATGGCGTTTACACTTTCTCACCAAACCTCTGCAAAACTGAAGAATCCGAAGAAACATAACCATTACGGATTCCGAGACTTCTACCAATTCGATCCAGACAAAGGCACGATCGTCGATTGGAATAATAGTCAAAACATTCTGACTTCCGAAGATTTCATCATTGGATTGGTCGAAGGACTCGAAGAAGAAGTCGGAGATGCGTCCGCCGCCACGATGTACACGATCGGCTGTGAATGGGGACAGAAAGACGCTTTTTTCTTTGAGAACTGGTTTGAGAAAGAATACGATCGACCCATGCGTCAAACCAATCTGATGTTTCTGCTCGAAACTTGGTGGTGGTCGTTTACGGCTCAAGGCTGGGGTCGCTGGGAAGTCGATTTAGGCGATCGTAAACAAGGTTTCATGTTCATCAATATTTTCGATTCTGCTGTCGCTCGGACATTAGGCGATGTTGGTAAACCAGTTTGTTTCTTATACGCTGGACTGTTTGCTGGATTCTTCACTGAACTCGTGAAAAAACAGCTTAGCTGCATTGAAATTCAGTGCTACTCGATGGGAGAAACTTACTGTAAATTTCTCCTGGGCGGACAGGAAAGAATTGATGCGGCATCGTTTTGGTTGAATGAAGGCGCAACGGCACGAGACATCGAAAAACGGCTCAAAGCAGGAGAACTCAAATGA
- a CDS encoding phycobilisome protein: protein MLSQIQRLTQETEGRYATDEELRFLADYARSYELRVQTYQKLQTCEMMIIQQVQAKMRAIDPTLFRQGNEDLTNKWKRDTLRVLRYSAAAMLIDDPELLRERFLFWFQTIMRAFNAQKSCGVTYTVMQDVIKQMLTTSEANLILPILEVNRRMLGTV from the coding sequence ATGTTGAGCCAGATCCAGCGGTTAACCCAAGAAACCGAAGGACGCTATGCCACCGATGAAGAGCTTCGTTTTTTAGCGGACTATGCTCGATCGTATGAGTTGCGCGTCCAGACTTACCAGAAATTGCAAACCTGCGAAATGATGATCATTCAGCAGGTGCAAGCCAAAATGAGAGCGATCGATCCAACGTTATTCCGTCAAGGCAACGAGGATTTAACGAATAAATGGAAGCGCGATACGTTGCGAGTGTTGCGCTATTCTGCGGCGGCGATGTTGATTGACGATCCAGAATTGTTGCGGGAGCGGTTTCTATTTTGGTTCCAAACGATCATGCGGGCGTTTAATGCTCAAAAAAGCTGCGGAGTTACTTACACCGTAATGCAAGACGTGATTAAACAGATGCTCACTACGAGTGAAGCGAATTTGATTTTGCCGATCTTAGAAGTGAATCGTCGAATGCTGGGAACGGTCTAA
- a CDS encoding 2Fe-2S iron-sulfur cluster-binding protein: MVKTVRLEPIAQESAIETMGNLLSVLINKDLDVLKECGGRGMCATCHVYVQDGMDSLTPINRREQRTLEVITSCKSNSRLACQARVIGSGVIVELPLGMYINSIKDIEALIGRRAEQDLLHPINGQVLVESGKLITRSMLKKIEDTTSFNMSNYFLNSSGV; encoded by the coding sequence ATGGTGAAAACGGTCCGCCTCGAACCAATCGCCCAAGAAAGCGCGATCGAAACAATGGGGAATCTTCTCTCAGTTCTAATTAACAAAGATTTAGACGTTCTTAAAGAATGCGGCGGGCGCGGGATGTGTGCGACCTGTCATGTTTACGTCCAAGATGGGATGGATTCTCTCACCCCGATTAACCGTCGAGAGCAGCGCACGTTAGAGGTGATTACCTCGTGTAAATCGAATTCCCGCTTAGCGTGCCAAGCAAGAGTGATCGGTAGCGGCGTGATTGTGGAACTGCCACTGGGAATGTACATCAATTCGATCAAAGATATCGAGGCGTTAATCGGGCGCAGAGCAGAACAGGATCTATTGCACCCAATCAACGGACAGGTTCTAGTCGAATCTGGAAAATTGATTACTCGATCGATGCTGAAGAAAATCGAGGACACGACGAGTTTCAATATGTCAAATTATTTTTTGAATTCTTCTGGGGTTTAG